From the Telopea speciosissima isolate NSW1024214 ecotype Mountain lineage chromosome 9, Tspe_v1, whole genome shotgun sequence genome, the window TCCATAACCTGAAATTAGAGATGAAATTGAGAATTCATGAGATTATTAGGGTTCAAATTTAACTTTGAACTGAAGAAAGCTTGAACACAAGGCACATACTTGGATCTCTAGTGACCACAGTAGCTGTTCCTCCAAAATTGCAAGCAATATCTGAATTCCCATTCTTTTGGTAATAGTTGTTGAAGGCATAAGAGGCATGAGACAAGAGTGTGTCAGGTTCAAAGCATGATCCACCTGATTGGATTGGATTGCAGTCAGCCATCCCAAGACCACAAGCCCAGTCTAATGCATTTTGTAGATCAGCCTGTGAGACTCCTGGCCTTGCAACACACCATGTTGTGCCTCCAAGGAATGTGGTGTTACCTTCTAGAGGAGAGTTGGTTGTGATTGGAATTGTAGATTCTGCCTTCTCTTGCACTGCCCCTTCCCCTTCAATTATAGAAACTGATTTAtaggaaaagaatggaaattattatcataaaatatatttttcttggaGACTCattgttggaaaaccaggtttttttaTTCGATTCGTCCTTTCTAAAACTTGTTGAGTCAGGCAAGTCAAACCTAATTAGGGCAAGTATACgtctttttcatttattttatttaagctAATAGTTTTCATGCACAGCCTGCATGGAGTACAGTTGGATGGGTATAAACATCCAtctgaaatgaccaaaacccccctcccccctacaAAGATAGGTTCAATGGGAGAATCACCCATGCACGAGTCTTGTcgtctttttttaatcttccttcttctccttttatgaGTGAGAAGGGACTGAGGCTATGATTGTTTCACAGTgcgaagaaaaaagaaggctaATATATTGagacaacaaacaaaaattctAGGATTTTGTTTAGTTGTAAACCAAACTTATGATCTATAAATAGTATATagtccaataaaaaaaattagactCAGTGAGTTTCACACGACTCGTCCAAAAAACAATAAACTAAGAAAAATTAGGACTGACTTGGACCTGATCCGTTCACTACTTAAATCTGGATGAGTCTTCATGACTCCTGACTAGgtcttattttaatttattttattttttctacttGACTTTGGTAACGCATCTTGGTCAAACATGGTTTTCAAGTATGAGTTGCAGTTTCTCAATTTTCTCCTAGTCATAATTAATATGAGTAAATGGTATCACACAATAGGGTCAAGGAGTTATAATAGAGGAATTAATATGTCAGTTTTGTCTGTATTGTTTAAATGAAATGATCGAAACTCaccaaaggaaaaggaaaagaatgtaccaacaactgcttagctcagttggtgagccgtggtgcgcttcatgcccatgctcaccaagaggtcttgagttcgagtctcttggctggtatcttatcccctccctGATTCGATCCCACTCCCTTCTATTAAACTATTtatgtaaagctcccaattaaccaaaaaaataataataataataaaataaaaaataaaaaaggaaaagaatgcgAAAAATAAAGTAGGAGCTGagacatgtttttttttttgtgacaatAATGCCTAGAATTTAGGCTGTTTCTTcatgtttcaattttttgaaaaaaaaaaccaaaaaaaaggaaataagggGACTTACATCACCAGTAAATTAAATAGAAATCATTTACTGAGGATCCTCTGTAAGGAGGTGAGATttctaacaaataaaagaaCAGCGAAACAGACAAATGAAAGGAACAACAAATATGAAAACGAAGACATGAACAACAAGGCATGAAAGAGCTGCAAGATCAGAATACTACAAGGAGAGGACCAAGAGATAATACCCAGAAAGCATTCCATCATTAGAAAGACCAGGAGATGAATAAATCCTCTCTTTCTCATGACAGTGAGTTCTCTGACACTTATTATATCCAAACCtaccaactctctctctctctctctctctctctctctctctctctctctctctctctctcttaaagcTACACAAGAAAAACCTTCAAAGCATaccctgtctctctttctctctcgcaAAACTCCCTATAAATGCAGGGGATTTGCTCATTTGCAACACCAGCTGTAACTTATTATAGAGTATAATTCCAGGTTGACTGCTTTTTgtttcaatctctctctctctctctctctctctctccttcctatgGTTCAACACTTCATCTCCAATCTATCGCCATTCATCTGATTTTTCTGGTTACTTACCCTGCTTCACTTGCGTCTTGCCAGGGTTGTTTTGGTAAATATGGATTGCAATCAGGTTGGATTAGAATCTAGCTCAATAACCACCTTTCATGAACCCGGTTAGACTTGGGATTGGACCAAACTGACCTTTTTTTTGCCCTTTGCAAGGGCTTCAAGATTGATAGGTGTATGTTTTTTGTCTGGAAGCGCACGGGGGCATAGGCTGTGCCCACACACATGGGGCGGGATAGACATGTCATTTTGATCATTCAGGGGGGCAGActgatcatttcacccaccaCCCCATGTGATGCGCCCCAGTGCAGAGAAcgttttcccatatatatagtATTTGATAGGTGCAACCTAAGGTATCGAGCTGTATGGCTTATCTACTACTCTTGATATGATCAAATGATCTCGGCCATCCATTTTTCATCTAGACTTGTGGCCTAGTTTGGTCTAGCAAGTGTGGTTTAGCCAGGAGTTGGTCTAGCCAAATTTCTGGCTCATGACTCACTTGTGGACATTTAATAAGTGAACCTCAAGTATGCTGCCTTGCATAAGTGGGAACACAGGTACAACCGTACGAACAAAGATCATTTTAATATGGAGTGTTGATTAAGGCTTACTTTATTCCTTGGATTAAGGTAATATAATTGAGAAAGGTAATCTTTGTTGTTTAAGGCAGACTAGGTTCTGCCACATTACTTCTTATGGAAGTCTATTGGAACCCATCTGGAACTTTTGCTTTAAAGTAATAACTCCTAAGAGATCTCAAATCTACACATTTGTTGGCAAAAGAGAGTCCAGCCTTTTTTAAAAGTAAGGGTGATCACAAGCTAGTAACTAGTTTTGTTACTTTAAAACAATGGGATCTCCCTCTAGGTTCCCTTTGTTTTTAGCTTTACAGTAGAATTACAGAAATTATTAGAAGGGACGAGGTTCCCTCCATCCATGGAGACATGAGAATCAATGCACCTAGGGCTTAGGGGACTTCAGATGCATGTGGGGAtgtcgggagggtattttgggcaaCGTAGTAAAATTTTATAGGGGTtttgaaccctaagatggtggctGAACCTTCACCGAAagaaaaactttgtccttaCTAGAACCCTAAGGTTCCATTTGTTTGACGGATAAAAAGGGATGGGAAATTTGTGGATGTGAGTCTCATATATTGTGGGTTGGATTgacaagaaaagggaagagaaggaaataatggaatatgtACTTGGTATTTTATACGGGGTGTGATTtggggaaaggaagaaaacatGGAGATGGGGCGGAATTctatggaaagagaagaaatgggaggagaaagatagatgAAAATGAACTTTTCCATGAatagaaaaaattcaaattggtAAAACTTTGAAAGTGAGTtgagtgagaaaaaaaaataggatgtcATATTATCATATCACCACCAAACATTTATTGAGGTTGTCTTAAAGTTTTTCAATCCACCTAATCAAACACTCATATTTGTGGTAGTTTGTGGGAAATAAGTAAAAGTTttcattccttttatttttcccatttttctttGTTAAACAAACAAGGGCTAAAAAAAATTATCGTTATAGGTTAGTTGgtgtattattttattttatgataaaaaatatatatatattaattagtgAACGTATCAGATACATTAGATCCAAAATTTACAAAACTACGCTTTTCCGAAAGAGCTTGAAAAGAGATTTTCCTAGTCAGTTGTAGAGATTTAACATCCTTGTTTGGGAGGAAAACATGGCTCCTAGCCTCCTATAATTCATGGTTGCCTCAGATAATTGTGGAAGCAAAGAAAGGACATTCCAAAGGCCAAGAGCTTCCGGGATGAGGTGGTAGGTCAGTTGGTGTAATACTTGAAATTATAGTTTTTACCAAAATTATTTAGCTATGAGTTTGTAAATGTGCCAACTAGCACAGCTGATAAGGACTGTGGTCTATCGTCACCACATCCTAAGGTCAAACCTTGCCTTAACTTTGGGGTGTTTCGAAGCCCACAAAACCCAGGATTTCTCACTCCTTGCATACAAGCCTTTGAAAGGACTGGGTTACAAGATAAAAGGCCCATCAGTTTACCCTTTGCTTGTGGTAGTGATTGTAGACTGTGCTCCCCACTGGACCTGGCTTGAATTTTAAAGCCCAGAGTTGCATTTAGGCTTGACTCGGAGTTTGGATAAACCGTTGCCCAGTTCCTTGATTTATTCCCAGGCTTGACCCCAATAAAATATCATGTAATGTGTAGGCAGGTATTTTAAAATCAGATGGAATCAGATCGGCCGATTTGGAGCAATCCCTGTACTGAAATTAGGGTTACGGATCTACACACCGATTCTGGGACCGATATAGACCGATTTCGATCTGCTCTGGATCCCAATTCCATGTTTTTAAACTGTATGTGTAAAGACTTACTTTGAAATTATGTTGTTATGTTAGTACACAATGTTGCCTTTCATATTTCCCATATCTGACCTAGAAAATaattctaccccaaaaaaaaaaaatacaaaaaacaaaaaaaccctagaaaattaGACTTCTGAGCTAACTAGAGTGTTATTTTCGGAACTGAAGAACAAGTGGATAATACTACTACTCCATGTCCGTGTGGGTCGATAGGCATACAAATTGGGTCAACCAGACACCCCATAAGACCATGATTAAAAAGTTAAATCTAGTCTGCTCAGCCCAGCCCACTTAAGCATTTGGGCTTGCAAATCTTTGCCCAACTAAATGCATGGCCTGAGCGTCCTAGTACACAAAGCTTCCGCTATTGCATGGTTTGGGAGAGGCAAATGTACGTATCCTCGCATCCTGTTTCACAGCAGAGGttgttttcaagttttgaaTTCAACCAAataggttgcaatagcacaacttaaccattgcgTCAAGGCTAGCCCATACGTGACTATCAGAGGATCTTGGGCCAAAATAAGTTCCTTACCATCTCTTATTTAATTTCCTCTAGGTATGGTCGAGAATACTGAAAACATGCATAATATTgtaatgggagagggttctcacACCACACTAATGGCAATGCAGGAAATGATATCTCATTCACAATGTCactaaaagaggaaagaaaatcaTTTGAGAGGATGTATGCATAGAAAATTTTTTCCCTATTGTAATTAGGCAGAGAGGAAGTGTTTTATGTTTGAGAGCATGGCGCCAAGACAAGACCCAATCAGCACCCTCCCCccagaaaattatctcctccagttcccccagtgcctgtaataaaGGGGGGTAGACCCCATCCGAGCACAGTGTTCAAGCAGGGATAGGGTAGTCATtgccccccccccttattacaggcactgggggAACTGGACCGAaaagggaactggaggggacaaagatccccCCCCGCTACCAACCCCCTTTTGGTTCAATCTAAGCTGCCCACTTAGAGAAACCTTTCACCCTTTAatgcagaaaaataaaaactatgatTTAGATGAAGAGACCCTCCATCGATCCCCTGTATGTTGATCAGCCATGTAATCCTTTTGAAGGCCCATCTTTTAACCATTGattacaacaacaataactaaGCCTTATCTTTTAGCCGTTgattgaagaacaaaaaaatttgggagaCAACATTACCCTTTCTGGCCCATTGGACCTTTTAGCCCATCTCTTCTTCCAAGtcgaagtttttttttttttttttttttttttcatgaaagtCTTCCA encodes:
- the LOC122640398 gene encoding PLASMODESMATA CALLOSE-BINDING PROTEIN 3-like → MRKRGFIHLLVFLMMECFLVSIIEGEGAVQEKAESTIPITTNSPLEGNTTFLGGTTWCVARPGVSQADLQNALDWACGLGMADCNPIQSGGSCFEPDTLLSHASYAFNNYYQKNGNSDIACNFGGTATVVTRDPSYGNCPYSTSGSLTTSSAPSLSRPSLRWWELFWILLLLYIRS